A window of Methylobacterium bullatum genomic DNA:
CCCCTGGAGCCGGGGCGCCGGCCGTTCCACACCCTGATCCCCGGATTGGCCGCCTTCGACGACGGGCGCGTCATGTCCTACGGCAGCATGGGCGGCGACGGGCAACCGCAATTCCAGGCCCAGATTTTTTCGCGGTATGCGGACTATGGCATGAGCCCGGCCGAGGCCGTCGACGCGCCGCGCCTGCTCTACGGGCGCACATGGGGTGCCGAATCCCTCAGTGTGAAGGTGGAGGACAGGTTCGATCCGGCCTGCATCGCCGAGCTGCGCTCCATGGGCCATGAGATCGAGGAACTCGGCGGCTCGTACATCGATTCCCTCGGCCATGCCGGCATGCTGGTCCGTCATCCCGGCAACGGGCGGATCGAGGCGGTCCACGATCCGCGCTCGGATGGCGGATCGTCCGGCCTGTGAAACGGGTCCCCGCCGGGGATCGGACGATCGAGACCTTGAGACCGGAAGGTTCATGATGGCGGATGGCGCGATCACCCAGCGGGAATACTGGAACGGCGAGGTCGGAGCGCGCTGGGCCCGCAACCAGCGCAGGATCGACGCGGTCTTCGCGCCGCTCACCGCCGCCCTGTTCGAGGCGGCGCGCCTTCGGGTGGACGGCTCGGCGCTGGATATCGGCTGCGGCGCCGGCGACTGCGCCATCTTCGCCGCGCGGCGGCTCGGCCCGAGGGGGCGTGTGGTGGCGGCCGACCTCTCCGCGCCCCTGCTCGACGTGGCGCGCGAACGGGCCGGGATCGAGGCCCCCGCCCTGGCGCCGATCGCGTTCGTCGAGGCGGATGCCCAGGTCCACGAGTTCGGCGATGCCGCTTTCGAACACGCGATCTCGCGCTTTGGGGTGATGTTCTTCGAGGATTCGGGCGCCGCCTTCGCCAATATCCGCAAGTCCCTGGTTCCCGGCGGGAGCCTGACCTTCCTGTGCTGGCGGCGGATCGAGGACAATCCCTGGATCACGGTGCCGAGGAACCTCGTCCTGCCCCTCGTGCCGGAACCCGAACCCGGCCCCGCCGACGCGCCCGGGCCGTTCCGCTTCGCCGAGGCGGAGACCCTCGGCGCGGTGCTGGCGCAAGCCGGCTTCCTCGACATCACCCTCGAGGCGATCGACCGGCCGCTCACCCTCGCCCGGTCCGGCGAGGGCGCCGCCCGGGATGCGGCGGAGGCCGCCGCGGATTTCGCCACCGAGCTCGGCCCGGTCTCCCGTCTCCTGCGCGATCAGCCCGATTCGGTCCGTGAGGAGGCTCTCAGGCGGGTAAGCGACGACTTCGCCAAACGGGCCGTCTCCGGCGCCGTGACCTTGGAGGCCGGCTGCTGGCTGGTTTCCGCGCGGCGCTGACGGCGAGCCCGCGCCGTCTGGTATACACTTTGCGTCTCCGTGCCTGCAGCATGGAGTGCATAATGGATACGACCCTTTCCCGGCAGCGCTGGATCCAGCTCGGCCTCGGCCTCGTCGCCATGATGGCGATCTCGAGCCCCCAATACGTCTGGACGCTGTTCACCAAGCCGCTCATCGCGACGACGGGCTCGAGCCTGCCGCAGCTGCAATGGACCTTCACGATCCTGATCGTGCTGCAGACCTTCTTCTCGCCGGTCCAGGGCTACCTGATCGACCGGTTCAGCCCCAAGCTGATGATCGCTTTGGGCGCCATCCTCTCGGGCCTCGGCTGGGTGCTGGCCGCGCGCGTCGACACGCTCTGGGGCGTCTACGCCACCTACGGCCTGTTCTGCGGTCTCGGCACCGGCATCGTCTATGTCGGCATCGTCGGCCTGATGGTGAAGTGGTTTCCCGATCGCCGGGGCTTCGCCGTGGGTGTCGTCGCCGCCGGCTACGGCATGGGCGCGATGCTGAGCACCTTCCCCATCAGCGACATGCTCACCGCCTCGGGCTACCGCCACACGCTGACGGTGTTCGGCATCATCCTCGGCGCCGTCGGCGCGCTGGCCGCCCTCGGTCTCAGGGCGCCCCGCGCCGACGAGGTCCTGCCGGCCCCGGCCCGCAACCTCTCGACCTGCGTCCACGACACGGCGCCGAAGGAGATGCTGAAGACGCCGCTGTTCTGGCTGATGTTCGCGATGATGACGATGATGTCCACCGGCGGCCTGATGGTGGTGGCGAACTTCGCCTCCTTCGCCCGCGACTTCGGGGTGGCCGACGCGATCATCTTCGGCTTCGTGGCCCTGCCCTTCGCCCTGACCTTCGACCGCATCACCAACGGCCTCACCCGGCCCTTCTTCGGCTGGGTCTCGGACAAGATCGGCCGCGAGAACACGATGGGCATCGCGTTCGCCGCCGAGGCGGCGGCCATCGCGCTGCTCCTCGTCTTCCGCGAGAATCCGTATGCCTTCGCCCTGCTCTCCGGCGTCGTGTTCTTCGCCTGGGGCGAGATCTTCTCGCTGTTCCCCTCGATTCTCACCGACACGTTCGGCACCAAGCACGCCACCACCAATTACGGCTTCCTCTACATGGCGCAGGGCATCGGTTCGCTCTTCGGCGGACCGATCGCCGCCTGGATCTACCTGGTCCAGGGCTCCTGGCTCCCGGTCTTCGCCATCATCATCACCCTCGACGTGCTGACCGCGATCCTCGCCTATTTCGTCCTCAAGCCCATGCGCCGGAACTGGCTCGGCCTCGGCGAGACACGCGCCATGTCGGCCAAACCCGCCATGGCCTGACGCTCACGTCCCGACCCTCGCGGCCGGATCGATCTTTCTAAGCGCGGACGGGGAAACCCGCCCGCGCTTCGTCGTATGGCGCCCATCGATCCGTCTGTTCGATGGATCGAGATTTACAATTTCGACAGTCGCATTCGCCGGGCCAGCGGAATGACCTCGTTGCACGTCAGGGGCGCAAGCTTGATTGTTGGCAGCATCGTTTCGGAAGCCCAGACGACCTCTTCGATTTCGGCTGCGGGAGAGACATGCTGGTCGAGGCGGAAGCTGTAGAGTTCGGCGTCCACCCAGTGCCCGTCTTCGTTCGCGGCTTCCGCAACGAAGCGGCCGAGATGGGACGCTTCGGGCGGAAGCTCCACACCGAGCTCTTCCTTCAGCTCTCGCCCTAAAGCCGCGCGCGGGGTCTCTCCCGGCTCGATCTTTCCTCCCGCCTGCATGAAGAACACGGACCCTCGCTTTCGGACGAGGAGCGTCCTGCCTCGCGAATCGAAAATCAAAGCTGCCGCGATGCGAATGACGGGCGCTGTGTCGGGCGGGGAGTTCGTCAAATGGTTTGTCTCCTCCGTCCTTGCGGTATCAAGGCGAGGCCCAGGGTCAGCATCGCGCCGATCCCGGCACCGAGCATGACGGTGAAGGTGCCCCATCGATCGAGCAGGACGGATCCCGCCATGGCGCCGATGCCGATCGCCGTGTTCAGGACGGCCGTGTGAACGGCTGCCGCCGGCGTCGCGAGCCGGCCCGCTGCCTTCAGAACCCAGGTCTGCAACGTCGCGAAAAGGATCGAGATCGCCGCGCCCCAGACCACCAGGCATGCTCCGA
This region includes:
- the oxlT_5 gene encoding Oxalate:formate antiporter gives rise to the protein MDTTLSRQRWIQLGLGLVAMMAISSPQYVWTLFTKPLIATTGSSLPQLQWTFTILIVLQTFFSPVQGYLIDRFSPKLMIALGAILSGLGWVLAARVDTLWGVYATYGLFCGLGTGIVYVGIVGLMVKWFPDRRGFAVGVVAAGYGMGAMLSTFPISDMLTASGYRHTLTVFGIILGAVGALAALGLRAPRADEVLPAPARNLSTCVHDTAPKEMLKTPLFWLMFAMMTMMSTGGLMVVANFASFARDFGVADAIIFGFVALPFALTFDRITNGLTRPFFGWVSDKIGRENTMGIAFAAEAAAIALLLVFRENPYAFALLSGVVFFAWGEIFSLFPSILTDTFGTKHATTNYGFLYMAQGIGSLFGGPIAAWIYLVQGSWLPVFAIIITLDVLTAILAYFVLKPMRRNWLGLGETRAMSAKPAMA
- the menG gene encoding Demethylmenaquinone methyltransferase, producing the protein MMADGAITQREYWNGEVGARWARNQRRIDAVFAPLTAALFEAARLRVDGSALDIGCGAGDCAIFAARRLGPRGRVVAADLSAPLLDVARERAGIEAPALAPIAFVEADAQVHEFGDAAFEHAISRFGVMFFEDSGAAFANIRKSLVPGGSLTFLCWRRIEDNPWITVPRNLVLPLVPEPEPGPADAPGPFRFAEAETLGAVLAQAGFLDITLEAIDRPLTLARSGEGAARDAAEAAADFATELGPVSRLLRDQPDSVREEALRRVSDDFAKRAVSGAVTLEAGCWLVSARR